Proteins encoded by one window of Halococcus agarilyticus:
- a CDS encoding HIT family protein has translation MQDDCTFCRIANGGVPSFKILEDEDIVAFLDANPATDGHTLVAPRDHATGLTDLDPEQTAALFDTVRTATATIEDALDPAGVNIIQSNGAAAGQEVFHVHVHIVPRYEEDGVTIDFESTELDEERADKLTALLAELL, from the coding sequence ATGCAGGATGACTGTACCTTCTGTCGAATCGCCAACGGTGGCGTGCCGTCGTTCAAAATCCTCGAAGACGAGGACATTGTGGCGTTTCTGGACGCGAACCCGGCGACCGACGGCCACACGCTGGTCGCACCGAGAGATCACGCCACGGGACTCACGGATCTCGATCCGGAGCAGACGGCAGCGCTGTTCGACACGGTGCGAACTGCAACGGCGACTATCGAGGACGCACTGGACCCGGCGGGAGTGAACATCATTCAGTCGAACGGCGCGGCCGCGGGTCAGGAGGTGTTCCACGTCCACGTTCATATCGTCCCACGATACGAAGAAGATGGCGTAACTATCGATTTCGAATCGACCGAACTCGATGAAGAACGGGCAGACAAGCTAACGGCCCTTCTCGCGGAACTGCTGTAG
- a CDS encoding AbrB/MazE/SpoVT family DNA-binding domain-containing protein, whose product MSKVTSKGQVTIPKPIREELGIDPGDEIEFVETERGYAIEKRVDENPFEKWRGVADTSESVEERMADLRGERE is encoded by the coding sequence ATGAGCAAGGTGACGAGCAAGGGTCAAGTCACGATCCCGAAGCCGATCAGGGAGGAGTTGGGCATCGACCCGGGCGACGAGATCGAGTTCGTCGAAACGGAACGGGGGTACGCCATCGAAAAACGGGTGGATGAGAACCCCTTCGAGAAGTGGCGTGGCGTCGCCGACACCAGCGAAAGCGTCGAGGAGCGCATGGCCGACCTCCGCGGCGAGCGCGAATGA
- a CDS encoding DUF5518 domain-containing protein: MTNWRAVGIGFLVHIVLGIVGAPIGIGPLAAGIVSGFVAGYVAGGGIGSGAWHGLLAGSIGGIVLAIVLGIAITIGAGIAGGPLGGLLGGGALVVGVLVAIVSGFESAIGGAIAGLL; the protein is encoded by the coding sequence ATGACGAACTGGCGTGCGGTCGGGATCGGGTTCCTCGTCCACATCGTACTCGGGATCGTCGGCGCGCCGATCGGGATCGGTCCGCTCGCCGCCGGGATCGTCTCCGGGTTCGTCGCGGGCTACGTCGCCGGTGGCGGTATCGGGAGCGGTGCGTGGCACGGCCTGCTCGCGGGGTCGATCGGCGGGATCGTGCTCGCGATCGTCCTCGGGATCGCGATCACGATCGGGGCCGGCATCGCCGGTGGTCCGCTCGGTGGACTGCTCGGCGGCGGCGCGCTCGTCGTCGGTGTGCTCGTGGCGATCGTGTCGGGGTTCGAAAGCGCGATCGGCGGGGCGATCGCCGGACTGCTCTGA
- a CDS encoding DUF7532 family protein — translation MHFDQRTQRALADAGLSSDEIRAASESVVAATNDAADELEAFFDGLDTVYSDMDRAHSASEFPEHGVEYLDLFTHADDIRGYLRFGTWGVPVEGGRVLTEDVVELSLGPTVHDRVRFAADRDALR, via the coding sequence ATGCACTTCGATCAGCGCACCCAGCGCGCGCTCGCCGACGCGGGACTCTCCTCGGACGAGATTCGTGCGGCGAGCGAGTCGGTCGTCGCGGCCACGAACGACGCTGCCGACGAGCTCGAAGCCTTCTTCGATGGTCTCGATACGGTCTACTCCGACATGGACCGGGCCCACAGCGCGAGCGAGTTTCCCGAACACGGTGTCGAGTACCTCGATCTGTTCACTCACGCCGACGACATTCGGGGCTATCTCCGGTTTGGGACGTGGGGCGTCCCGGTCGAGGGCGGGCGCGTGCTCACCGAGGACGTGGTCGAACTCTCGCTCGGCCCGACGGTCCACGATCGAGTGCGATTTGCGGCCGACCGCGACGCGCTGCGGTAG
- a CDS encoding SDR family NAD(P)-dependent oxidoreductase: MIDPDLTGRTALVTGSAKGIGRELLLALAERGASVAVHYNTSADAAADVADLAREHGVDVTTVQADVTDPDAVDELFATVEGCLGSVDVLVNNVGRFAPTHWEAIDFATWNAVMDTNFTATYLCSKRALDGMRETEWGRIVNVGYASADRLLVSPQNFPYFVAKAGVLMFTRMLAADTQDDGITVNAISPYVVENSEVFPDSLPRGRPAKFEDMCQAMLFFLEADSDYLSGQNVAVDGGWRPERV, encoded by the coding sequence GTGATCGATCCCGACCTCACCGGGCGTACAGCGCTCGTCACCGGCAGCGCGAAGGGTATCGGCCGCGAGCTCCTGCTCGCGCTCGCCGAGCGTGGCGCGTCGGTCGCCGTCCACTACAACACCAGCGCCGACGCCGCCGCCGACGTAGCCGACCTCGCGCGCGAGCACGGTGTCGACGTCACGACCGTCCAGGCCGACGTGACCGACCCCGACGCCGTCGACGAGCTCTTCGCGACCGTCGAGGGTTGTTTAGGAAGCGTGGACGTGCTCGTGAACAACGTGGGACGGTTCGCGCCGACTCACTGGGAGGCAATCGACTTCGCGACGTGGAACGCGGTGATGGACACCAACTTCACCGCCACCTATCTCTGCTCGAAGCGCGCGCTGGATGGGATGCGCGAGACCGAGTGGGGCCGGATCGTCAACGTCGGCTACGCGAGCGCCGATCGACTGCTCGTCAGCCCGCAGAACTTCCCCTATTTCGTGGCGAAGGCCGGTGTGTTGATGTTCACCCGGATGCTCGCCGCTGACACCCAGGACGACGGAATCACCGTGAACGCGATCTCGCCGTACGTGGTCGAGAACTCCGAGGTGTTCCCCGACAGCCTGCCTCGTGGTCGACCAGCGAAATTCGAGGACATGTGCCAGGCGATGCTCTTCTTTCTGGAGGCGGACAGCGACTACCTGAGCGGCCAGAACGTCGCTGTCGACGGCGGGTGGCGGCCCGAGCGGGTCTGA
- a CDS encoding bifunctional nuclease family protein: MHAHIDAVRVAGTPSGPVPVVLLASDGEPDLLPIFIGFNEATAIARGMDAVDIGRPLTHDLLLDVVEELGGRVDRVVVDAIEESEEGGGTYTANLHLDTPRADAVIDARPSDSLALAARTGADIEVDPGVFDEGGRPRETFEELQDIREVDEL, from the coding sequence ATGCACGCCCACATCGACGCGGTCCGTGTCGCGGGCACGCCCTCCGGGCCGGTCCCCGTCGTGCTCCTCGCGAGCGACGGCGAGCCCGACCTCCTGCCGATCTTCATCGGGTTCAACGAGGCGACCGCGATCGCCCGCGGGATGGATGCGGTCGACATCGGCCGACCGCTGACCCACGATCTCCTGCTCGACGTGGTCGAGGAACTGGGTGGTCGGGTGGATCGCGTGGTGGTCGACGCCATCGAGGAGAGCGAGGAGGGCGGCGGGACCTACACCGCGAACCTCCACCTCGACACGCCGCGCGCGGACGCCGTGATCGACGCCAGGCCGAGCGATTCGCTCGCGCTCGCCGCACGGACCGGTGCCGACATCGAGGTCGATCCGGGCGTGTTCGACGAGGGTGGCCGGCCACGCGAGACGTTCGAGGAGCTCCAGGACATCCGCGAGGTGGACGAGCTGTGA
- a CDS encoding ROK family protein produces MARYAGVDLGGTNVRAVVADADGEIRGSDKRPVPPDLSTGLPVTDTILDCLREACVAADTSPGAIEAVGVAAAGRLDPTEGIVEPTNIAVDTVPLTGPIANLVDSDRIHLHKDVAAGVIGERYHAERNPDDMVYLTISSGIGAGVTVDGSVLRGWDSNAGEVGHYAVDPAGRLTCGCGHDGHWEAYCSGANIPAYARLLWNDADRPATALPIDEEAFDAVDVFAHAREDAFAGRVVERLAEWNAMGVAGVVHAYAPLVISVGGAVALNNEALVVDPIRDRLDDLVMTNVPEVKLTEFGDDVVVRGALASALTGGTGDPADRRG; encoded by the coding sequence ATGGCGAGGTACGCCGGCGTCGATCTCGGCGGGACGAACGTCCGTGCGGTCGTCGCCGACGCCGACGGCGAGATCCGTGGCAGCGACAAGCGGCCGGTCCCGCCCGACCTCTCGACGGGACTCCCGGTCACCGACACGATACTCGACTGTCTCCGCGAGGCGTGCGTGGCGGCGGACACGTCCCCGGGAGCGATCGAGGCGGTCGGGGTGGCCGCCGCTGGTCGGCTCGACCCCACCGAAGGGATCGTCGAGCCGACCAACATCGCGGTCGACACCGTTCCGCTCACGGGACCGATCGCGAACCTCGTGGACTCGGATCGAATCCATCTCCACAAGGACGTCGCCGCGGGCGTGATCGGCGAGCGGTACCACGCCGAGCGCAACCCCGACGACATGGTCTACCTCACGATCTCCAGTGGAATCGGTGCGGGCGTCACCGTCGACGGCTCCGTGCTCCGCGGCTGGGACAGCAACGCGGGCGAGGTCGGTCACTACGCCGTCGATCCCGCGGGACGGCTGACCTGTGGCTGTGGCCACGACGGTCACTGGGAGGCGTACTGCTCGGGCGCGAACATCCCGGCGTACGCGCGACTGCTCTGGAACGACGCCGACCGACCCGCGACCGCCCTCCCGATCGACGAGGAGGCGTTCGACGCCGTCGACGTGTTCGCCCACGCCCGCGAGGACGCGTTCGCGGGGCGGGTCGTCGAGCGCCTCGCGGAGTGGAACGCGATGGGCGTGGCGGGCGTGGTCCACGCCTACGCGCCGCTCGTGATCTCCGTGGGTGGGGCGGTCGCGCTCAACAACGAGGCGCTCGTGGTCGATCCGATCCGCGACCGGCTCGACGACCTCGTGATGACCAACGTCCCCGAGGTCAAACTCACCGAGTTCGGCGACGACGTGGTGGTTCGAGGGGCGCTCGCGAGCGCACTCACCGGCGGCACCGGCGATCCGGCCGATCGCCGCGGGTGA
- a CDS encoding LVIVD repeat-containing protein, whose product MRRRDLLCAAAGTLSLPAVTRRTTAQPAYEPLGRVPLDGATEVVVSDDGRTAFLAATTGFGTVDLSDPRNPRVLADRRNLLAGHENGPLRDIRDVKLAGDRLAVVGPANPNAGIDAMVLYDVSDPADPERVAVHETDYAIHNAFLTDGRAYLSQFDGETVGMTIVDVANDEPERVGRWSILDEPDWGEIPLFPATVHDIWVQNGMAYIAHWDAGTWLIDVRDPSNPTAITRIGGLAPDELASLSGEALRRAQLVPPGNSHYVTVDDDAAIMGVGVESWAVEGEGGPGGITLWDIASPQNPEELATIDAPPTPAPSYGGLWTTAHNFDLKEGRLYSSWYRGGVKIHDVSDPANPEEIARWRRTENTSFWATVLAVPGEFFVGCSWNQYGELPQAYLYTFPDRAGPAPESTTLATDRNATARNEPTARSTTTNRDATTANGSVPTTGSTGGTEATSNGTGGGGSAGAGPGFGVPAALGGVGLAAWRYLRRNDESKRR is encoded by the coding sequence ATGCGACGCCGGGATCTACTGTGCGCTGCGGCCGGGACGCTCTCGCTGCCGGCCGTCACTCGGCGAACGACCGCCCAACCGGCGTACGAACCGCTCGGGCGCGTCCCGCTCGACGGCGCGACCGAGGTCGTCGTGAGCGACGACGGCCGGACGGCGTTTCTCGCCGCCACGACCGGGTTCGGCACGGTGGATCTGAGCGATCCCCGAAATCCACGAGTGCTCGCCGACCGACGGAACCTGCTCGCCGGCCACGAGAACGGTCCTCTCCGCGATATCCGAGACGTCAAGCTCGCTGGCGACCGGCTGGCCGTCGTCGGCCCCGCGAACCCGAACGCGGGGATCGACGCGATGGTACTCTACGACGTGAGCGATCCCGCCGATCCCGAACGGGTCGCGGTCCACGAGACCGACTACGCCATCCACAACGCCTTCCTGACAGATGGCCGGGCGTACCTCTCGCAGTTCGACGGCGAGACGGTGGGCATGACGATCGTCGACGTCGCGAACGACGAGCCCGAGCGCGTCGGGCGGTGGTCGATCCTCGACGAGCCCGACTGGGGAGAGATTCCCTTGTTTCCCGCGACGGTCCACGACATCTGGGTACAAAACGGGATGGCCTACATCGCCCACTGGGACGCCGGGACGTGGCTGATCGACGTGCGCGACCCGTCGAATCCGACCGCGATCACCAGGATCGGGGGGCTCGCACCCGACGAGCTCGCGTCGCTGTCGGGCGAGGCGCTCCGGCGCGCACAGCTCGTTCCGCCGGGCAACTCCCACTACGTCACCGTCGACGACGACGCCGCGATCATGGGCGTCGGCGTCGAGTCGTGGGCCGTCGAGGGCGAGGGCGGCCCGGGCGGGATCACGCTCTGGGACATCGCATCGCCACAGAACCCCGAGGAACTCGCCACGATCGACGCGCCGCCGACACCGGCCCCGAGCTACGGCGGGCTCTGGACCACCGCGCACAACTTCGATCTCAAGGAGGGCCGGCTCTACTCGTCGTGGTATCGCGGCGGGGTGAAGATCCACGACGTGAGCGATCCAGCGAACCCAGAGGAGATCGCTCGGTGGCGACGAACCGAGAACACGAGTTTCTGGGCGACCGTGCTCGCGGTCCCCGGGGAGTTCTTCGTGGGCTGTAGCTGGAACCAGTACGGCGAACTTCCCCAAGCGTATCTCTACACGTTCCCCGACCGCGCCGGCCCGGCACCGGAATCGACCACGCTTGCGACCGACCGCAACGCAACGGCCCGCAACGAACCGACGGCCCGCAGCACAACGACGAACCGTGACGCGACGACCGCGAACGGCTCCGTGCCGACGACCGGCTCGACGGGCGGGACCGAAGCGACGAGCAACGGAACGGGTGGTGGGGGCAGTGCGGGCGCAGGACCAGGGTTCGGCGTGCCCGCGGCGCTCGGTGGCGTCGGCCTCGCAGCGTGGCGATATCTCCGCCGGAACGACGAGTCGAAAAGGCGGTAG
- a CDS encoding cupin domain-containing protein, whose translation MEKTAIDEAAQSEMGDADRRSLSEPLDTADLAMNHYALEPGEAFSGGLHAHLDQEEVFYVQEGTATFETKPEATADSDLVKVAAGETIRFAPGEFQQGRNESDERVVALALGAPKDSTEGRVPQPCPECDESDVLAITMTDDGMGLECPECGAAIDAEV comes from the coding sequence ATGGAGAAGACTGCCATCGACGAGGCGGCGCAGAGCGAGATGGGCGACGCCGATCGGCGCAGCCTGTCGGAGCCGCTCGACACCGCGGATCTCGCCATGAACCACTACGCGCTGGAGCCGGGCGAGGCGTTCTCGGGCGGGCTCCACGCCCACCTCGATCAGGAGGAGGTGTTCTACGTCCAGGAGGGGACCGCGACGTTCGAGACCAAGCCCGAGGCCACCGCCGACAGCGATCTCGTCAAGGTGGCGGCCGGCGAGACGATCCGGTTCGCGCCCGGCGAGTTCCAGCAGGGACGCAACGAGAGCGACGAGCGCGTGGTCGCGCTGGCGCTCGGCGCGCCGAAGGACTCGACCGAGGGGCGCGTGCCCCAGCCCTGCCCCGAGTGCGACGAGAGCGACGTGCTCGCGATCACGATGACCGACGACGGGATGGGGCTCGAATGCCCCGAGTGCGGCGCGGCGATCGACGCTGAGGTCTGA
- a CDS encoding nucleotide-binding protein: MKTVIDTSALIALLYPDDDHNRRAAAALHEASTDGATVINDVVYTELAADPYFGDAAALDGFLDDTGIGVERPSCEASFTAGTAFETYLDRRGEKLQCPACGEHTTVTCPACGTRLAPRQHVAADFVIGAHATEQADRLLTFDEGLFSSYFDVELLSVN, encoded by the coding sequence ATGAAGACAGTCATCGATACGAGTGCCCTCATCGCGCTGCTGTATCCCGACGACGACCACAACCGCCGGGCCGCCGCCGCGCTCCACGAGGCGTCCACCGACGGCGCGACAGTCATCAACGACGTCGTCTATACCGAACTCGCCGCCGACCCGTACTTCGGTGACGCTGCGGCCCTCGATGGGTTCCTCGACGACACCGGTATCGGTGTCGAACGACCGTCGTGTGAAGCCTCCTTCACCGCTGGAACGGCGTTCGAGACGTATCTCGACCGGCGTGGGGAGAAACTCCAGTGTCCGGCGTGTGGCGAACACACGACTGTTACCTGTCCCGCCTGTGGGACGAGACTCGCACCCCGCCAGCACGTCGCCGCGGATTTCGTCATCGGCGCGCACGCAACCGAGCAGGCCGATCGGCTGCTCACCTTCGACGAGGGATTGTTCAGTAGCTACTTCGACGTGGAACTACTGAGTGTGAACTGA
- a CDS encoding NOG1 family protein, translated as MIFEDLPTTPTAEELIDRAFSRATRAGRAKSGTEAQQSMLQTAANVLSDNLEHVVTSWPDFDTVDPFYYELADSLVAVDEVRKSLSEVGWASRKTDEIKDEYQSRLRGDIETARKLRKQAFARLADVVEEVADDLDRLGEARNDLRALPDIRPDEPTIVVAGFPNVGKSSFVNNVTNARHEIASYPFTTTRVGVGHLTRDHIRYQLVDTPGLLDRDSGERNDIELQAESALTHAADCVVVFVDASESCGYPLADQRALETAVRERFDVPVLTVCSKADRSRDLDADHYLSVEESEGIEELIDAAVDAIGYEPELP; from the coding sequence ATGATTTTCGAGGATCTGCCGACGACGCCCACCGCGGAGGAGCTGATCGACCGGGCGTTCTCGCGGGCGACGCGGGCGGGCCGGGCGAAATCCGGGACCGAAGCCCAGCAGTCGATGCTCCAGACCGCGGCGAACGTGCTCTCGGACAACCTCGAACACGTCGTGACGAGCTGGCCTGACTTCGACACCGTCGACCCCTTTTACTACGAACTCGCCGATTCGCTCGTCGCGGTCGACGAAGTGCGGAAGAGCCTCTCGGAGGTCGGGTGGGCGAGCCGGAAAACCGACGAGATCAAGGACGAATATCAGAGCCGGCTCCGCGGCGACATCGAGACCGCGCGCAAGCTCAGAAAGCAGGCGTTCGCGCGGCTCGCGGACGTGGTGGAGGAGGTCGCCGACGATCTCGATCGCCTCGGCGAAGCGCGCAACGATCTCCGCGCGCTCCCCGACATCCGCCCCGACGAGCCCACGATCGTGGTCGCGGGCTTCCCGAACGTCGGCAAGTCCTCATTCGTCAACAACGTCACGAACGCGCGCCACGAGATCGCGTCGTACCCGTTCACCACCACCCGAGTCGGCGTCGGACACCTCACTCGCGATCACATCCGCTACCAGCTCGTCGACACTCCGGGGCTGCTCGATCGCGACTCCGGCGAACGCAACGACATCGAACTCCAGGCCGAGAGCGCGCTCACCCACGCCGCCGACTGCGTGGTGGTGTTCGTCGACGCGAGCGAGTCGTGTGGCTACCCGCTCGCCGACCAGCGTGCGCTCGAAACCGCCGTCCGCGAGCGTTTCGACGTGCCGGTGCTCACGGTGTGCTCGAAGGCCGACCGCTCGCGCGATCTCGACGCCGATCACTACTTGAGCGTCGAGGAGAGCGAGGGGATCGAGGAGCTGATCGACGCGGCGGTCGACGCGATCGGCTACGAACCCGAGCTGCCCTGA
- the uvrA gene encoding excinuclease ABC subunit UvrA: MSKDVIEVRGAEEHNLKDLDVTIPRESFTVVTGLSGSGKSSLAFETVYAEGQRRYIESLSAYARNFLGQMDKPQVENVEGLSPAISIDQKNAANNPRSTVGTVTELHDYLRLLYARVGTPHCPECGREVGEQSAQQMVRRILELPEGTRAKIAAPVVRDQKGAFEDLFDELVSEGYSRVEVDGETYDLATEQPDLDENYDHTVDVVVDRVKITDDARSRITDSVETGLEEAEGVLKVILPDPPAEADIGGSTARATGDLAGEADERSVVEFSEALACTHCGIDISEIETRSFSFNSPHGACPACEGIGETKEVDEDLVVQDPEKPLREVFEPWSYSRSYYQTRLDAVAAHFDVSLDTPFAEIDPEIREAFLYGTDEQVVFERRTKNGTRRKEKRFEGVIPNLERRHVETESSGTREHIEKFMATTTCPACEGTRLKPESRAVLVDDTPITAVNQLSIGDALAQFEGMEADMTERERTIAEEILKEIRARLGFMCEVGLEYLTLDRQAATLSGGESQRIRLATQIGSGLVGVLYVLDEPSIGLHQRDNDRLLNTLAELRDLGNTLLVVEHDEETMRRADEVIDMGPGPGKRGGEVVAQGTVDEIERAEGSITGEYLSGRKAIPVPKERREPDGTLTIRGARQHNLDDLDVSIPLGCFTAITGVSGSGKSTLMHDVLYKGLVREMNDNRSVDPGDHDAIEYDGVETVRLIDQSPIGRTPRSNPATYTGVFDYVRKRFAETKLAKQRGYEKGRFSFNVKGGRCEACGGQGTVKIEMNFLSDVHVPCEECGGARYNDETLDVTFKGKTIADVLDMSVEEAYEFFEADTRLERRLQLLRDVGLGYMRLGQPSTTLSGGEAQRVKLAEELGKKQTGDTLYLLDEPTTGLHSADERKLIDVLQRLVDNGNTVVVVEHELDLVKNADHVIDLGPEGGEHGGEIVAADTPEALTEIDNSHTGRYLRDLLPGVDLEGPRADRRVGAAGDD, encoded by the coding sequence ATGAGTAAGGACGTCATCGAGGTCCGCGGCGCGGAGGAACACAACCTGAAGGATCTCGACGTCACCATCCCGCGCGAGTCGTTTACCGTCGTCACTGGACTCTCCGGCTCGGGCAAGTCTTCGCTCGCCTTCGAGACCGTCTACGCCGAGGGCCAGCGCCGATACATCGAGAGCCTCTCAGCCTATGCACGGAACTTCCTCGGCCAGATGGACAAGCCCCAGGTCGAGAACGTCGAGGGCCTGTCGCCGGCGATCTCGATCGACCAGAAGAACGCCGCCAACAACCCCCGTTCCACCGTTGGAACGGTCACGGAGCTCCACGACTATCTCAGACTCCTCTACGCCCGCGTCGGCACACCACACTGTCCGGAGTGTGGTCGCGAGGTCGGCGAGCAGTCCGCCCAGCAGATGGTCCGGCGGATCTTGGAACTCCCCGAGGGAACCCGGGCAAAGATCGCCGCGCCGGTCGTCCGCGACCAGAAAGGCGCGTTCGAGGACCTGTTCGACGAGCTCGTGAGCGAGGGGTACTCGCGGGTGGAGGTCGACGGCGAAACCTACGACCTCGCAACTGAACAGCCCGACCTCGACGAGAACTACGATCACACCGTCGACGTGGTGGTCGACCGCGTGAAGATCACGGACGACGCCCGCTCGCGCATCACCGACAGCGTCGAGACCGGCCTCGAAGAGGCCGAGGGCGTGCTCAAGGTCATCCTGCCCGACCCGCCCGCCGAGGCCGACATCGGCGGATCGACGGCGCGAGCCACCGGTGACCTCGCGGGCGAGGCCGACGAGCGGTCGGTCGTCGAGTTCTCCGAGGCGCTCGCGTGCACCCACTGCGGGATCGACATCTCGGAGATCGAAACCCGGAGCTTCTCGTTCAATAGTCCGCACGGAGCCTGTCCTGCGTGTGAGGGAATCGGCGAGACCAAGGAGGTCGACGAGGACCTCGTGGTCCAGGACCCCGAGAAACCGCTGCGCGAGGTGTTCGAGCCGTGGAGCTACTCCCGTTCGTACTATCAGACGCGGCTCGACGCCGTTGCGGCCCACTTCGACGTCTCGCTCGACACGCCCTTCGCGGAGATCGATCCCGAGATCCGGGAGGCGTTTCTCTACGGCACCGACGAGCAGGTGGTCTTCGAGCGCCGGACGAAAAACGGCACCCGGCGGAAGGAAAAGCGCTTCGAGGGCGTGATCCCCAACCTCGAACGTCGCCACGTCGAGACCGAGAGCTCGGGCACCCGCGAGCACATCGAGAAGTTCATGGCGACGACGACGTGTCCCGCCTGCGAGGGAACGCGGCTCAAACCAGAGAGTCGCGCAGTGCTGGTGGACGACACGCCGATCACTGCGGTCAACCAGCTGTCGATCGGCGACGCGCTCGCACAGTTCGAGGGGATGGAGGCAGACATGACCGAGCGTGAGCGGACGATCGCCGAGGAGATCCTGAAGGAGATCCGCGCCAGGCTCGGGTTCATGTGCGAGGTCGGCCTGGAGTACCTCACGCTCGATCGCCAGGCGGCGACCCTCTCGGGGGGCGAGTCCCAGCGCATCCGACTCGCCACCCAGATCGGGTCGGGACTCGTGGGCGTGCTCTACGTGCTCGACGAGCCCTCGATCGGGCTCCACCAGCGCGACAACGACCGTCTCCTGAACACGCTCGCCGAACTCCGCGACCTCGGCAACACCCTGCTGGTCGTGGAACACGACGAGGAGACGATGCGCCGGGCCGACGAGGTCATCGACATGGGGCCTGGTCCCGGCAAGCGTGGCGGCGAGGTCGTCGCCCAGGGCACAGTTGACGAGATCGAACGCGCCGAGGGATCGATCACGGGCGAGTACCTCAGCGGTCGGAAGGCGATCCCGGTGCCCAAGGAGCGCCGCGAGCCCGACGGCACGCTCACGATTCGCGGTGCACGCCAGCACAACCTCGACGACCTCGACGTGTCGATCCCGTTGGGGTGCTTCACGGCGATCACCGGGGTCTCCGGTTCCGGGAAGTCGACACTGATGCACGACGTGCTCTACAAGGGGCTCGTCCGCGAGATGAACGACAACCGCTCCGTCGATCCGGGCGACCACGACGCGATCGAATATGATGGAGTCGAGACCGTCCGACTGATCGACCAGTCACCGATCGGCCGGACGCCGCGCTCGAACCCCGCGACCTACACAGGGGTGTTCGATTACGTCCGGAAGCGCTTCGCCGAGACCAAACTCGCCAAACAGCGGGGCTACGAGAAGGGCCGCTTCTCCTTTAATGTCAAGGGCGGCCGGTGTGAGGCCTGCGGCGGGCAGGGCACGGTCAAGATCGAGATGAACTTCCTCTCCGATGTCCACGTCCCCTGCGAGGAATGTGGCGGCGCGCGCTACAACGACGAGACCCTCGATGTGACGTTCAAGGGGAAAACCATCGCTGACGTGCTCGACATGTCGGTCGAGGAGGCCTACGAATTCTTCGAGGCCGACACCCGGCTCGAACGCCGGCTCCAGCTGCTTCGGGACGTCGGTCTGGGCTACATGCGACTCGGCCAACCCTCGACAACCCTCTCCGGTGGCGAGGCTCAGCGCGTCAAGCTCGCCGAAGAGTTGGGGAAGAAACAGACCGGCGACACGCTCTACCTGCTCGACGAGCCCACGACCGGTCTGCATTCGGCCGACGAGCGCAAGCTCATCGACGTGCTCCAGCGACTCGTCGACAACGGCAACACGGTCGTGGTGGTCGAACACGAACTCGACCTCGTGAAGAACGCGGACCACGTGATCGACCTCGGACCCGAGGGCGGCGAGCACGGTGGCGAGATCGTGGCAGCGGACACGCCCGAGGCCCTGACCGAAATCGACAACTCACACACCGGGCGATACCTCCGTGATCTGCTGCCTGGCGTCGACTTGGAGGGGCCGCGTGCGGACCGCCGCGTCGGTGCCGCTGGCGACGACTGA
- the hisE gene encoding phosphoribosyl-ATP diphosphatase produces the protein MSDDRTTAGTKTAEEPVLDELFAVIEERRDTLPEGSYTASLFTHEKGENAVLEKLGEESTELVLAAKDDDREELLHESADIVYHLLVLLAMNGADVDDLRAELRERR, from the coding sequence GTGAGCGACGATCGCACTACCGCCGGCACGAAAACGGCCGAAGAACCGGTGCTCGACGAGCTGTTCGCCGTGATCGAGGAGCGCCGGGACACCCTCCCCGAGGGATCGTACACGGCGTCGCTGTTCACCCACGAGAAGGGCGAGAACGCCGTGCTCGAAAAGCTGGGGGAAGAGAGTACGGAGCTCGTGCTCGCGGCGAAGGACGACGACCGAGAGGAACTCCTCCACGAGAGCGCCGACATCGTCTATCACCTGCTCGTGCTGCTCGCGATGAACGGCGCGGACGTGGACGACCTGCGCGCTGAGCTTCGTGAACGGCGATAG